A stretch of Haemophilus influenzae DNA encodes these proteins:
- the rplL gene encoding 50S ribosomal protein L7/L12 — MSLTNEQIIEAIASKTVTEIVELIAAMEEKFGVSAAAAVAAAPAAGGAAAAEEKTEFDVVLKSAGANKVAVIKAVRGATGLGLKEAKDLVESAPANLKEGVSKEEAEALKKELEEAGAEVEVK, encoded by the coding sequence ATGTCATTAACTAACGAACAAATCATTGAAGCGATTGCTTCAAAAACTGTAACTGAAATCGTTGAATTAATCGCAGCGATGGAAGAAAAATTCGGTGTTTCAGCAGCGGCAGCAGTAGCAGCAGCTCCAGCAGCAGGCGGCGCAGCGGCAGCAGAAGAAAAAACTGAATTCGACGTTGTACTTAAATCTGCAGGTGCGAACAAAGTAGCAGTAATTAAAGCAGTACGTGGTGCAACTGGTTTAGGCTTAAAAGAAGCTAAAGATTTAGTTGAATCTGCTCCAGCTAACTTAAAAGAAGGTGTTTCTAAAGAAGAAGCTGAAGCACTTAAGAAAGAATTAGAAGAAGCGGGCGCAGAAGTAGAAGTTAAATAA
- the rplJ gene encoding 50S ribosomal protein L10, protein MALNLQDKQAIVAEVNEAAKGALSVVIADSRGVTVEKMTELRKSAREAGVTMRVVRNTLLRRAVEGTDYECLKDTFVGPTLIAFSNEHPGAAARLFKEFAKANDKFEIKGAAFEGKIQDVEFLATLPTYEEAIARLMGTMKEAAAGKLARTFAALRDKLQEAA, encoded by the coding sequence ATGGCATTAAATCTTCAAGACAAACAAGCAATTGTTGCTGAAGTAAATGAAGCAGCCAAAGGTGCACTTTCAGTAGTAATCGCGGATTCTCGCGGTGTAACTGTTGAGAAAATGACTGAATTACGTAAATCAGCACGTGAAGCTGGCGTTACAATGCGTGTAGTTCGTAATACTTTATTACGTCGCGCAGTTGAAGGCACAGATTACGAATGCTTAAAAGATACGTTTGTAGGTCCAACACTTATCGCGTTCTCTAACGAACACCCGGGCGCAGCTGCTCGTTTGTTCAAAGAGTTTGCTAAAGCAAACGATAAGTTTGAAATTAAAGGTGCAGCCTTTGAAGGTAAAATCCAAGATGTTGAATTCTTGGCAACATTACCAACTTACGAAGAAGCGATTGCACGTTTAATGGGCACAATGAAAGAAGCTGCAGCAGGCAAACTTGCTCGCACCTTCGCGGCATTACGCGACAAATTACAAGAAGCAGCTTAA
- the purB gene encoding adenylosuccinate lyase translates to MQLSTLTALSPLDGRYQDKVTPLRTIFSEFGLMKFRVAVEVRWLQKLASTADITEVPTFSMQANAFLDGIVANFNETDAARIKEIERTTNHDVKAVEYFLKEKIQNEVELVNISEFIHFACTSEDINNLSHALMLSTARDEVILPEWQKLIDEITRLAEEYKTIPLLSRTHGQPASPSTVGKEMANVVYRLKRQFKQLQNAEILGKINGAVGNYNAHLSAYPNIDWHKFSEEFVTSLGIQWNPYTTQIEPHDYIAEFFDAVVRFNTIIIDFDRDLWGYIALNHFKQRTIAGEIGSSTMPHKVNPIDFENSEGNLGLANAVMTHLGQKLPISRWQRDLTDSTVLRNLGVGLGYCLIAYASTRKGISKLEVNQPHLLEELNQNWEVLAEPIQTVMRRYGIEKPYEKLKELTRGKRVTEQAMREFIDKLAIPQEEKLRLQKLTPTTYIGAAVELVEKLS, encoded by the coding sequence ATGCAACTCTCTACACTGACCGCACTTTCCCCTCTTGATGGTCGTTATCAAGATAAAGTAACTCCATTACGCACTATTTTTAGCGAATTCGGGTTAATGAAATTCCGTGTAGCTGTGGAAGTTCGTTGGTTACAAAAATTAGCTTCAACGGCAGACATTACTGAAGTACCGACATTTTCTATGCAAGCAAATGCTTTTTTAGATGGAATTGTGGCTAATTTTAATGAGACAGATGCTGCGCGTATTAAAGAAATTGAACGCACAACTAATCACGATGTAAAGGCCGTTGAATATTTTCTGAAAGAGAAAATTCAAAATGAAGTGGAACTAGTAAACATTTCCGAATTTATTCACTTCGCTTGCACCTCGGAAGATATTAACAACCTCTCTCACGCATTAATGTTAAGCACCGCTCGTGATGAAGTGATTTTACCAGAATGGCAAAAACTGATTGATGAAATCACTCGTCTTGCAGAAGAATATAAAACGATTCCACTACTTTCTCGCACACATGGCCAGCCAGCTTCACCAAGCACAGTGGGCAAAGAAATGGCGAATGTCGTTTATCGCCTAAAACGTCAATTTAAACAACTTCAGAACGCAGAAATCTTAGGTAAAATCAATGGTGCGGTAGGTAACTACAATGCGCATTTATCAGCATATCCTAATATTGATTGGCATAAATTCAGCGAAGAATTTGTCACTTCATTAGGTATTCAATGGAATCCTTATACCACTCAAATTGAACCGCACGATTACATCGCTGAATTTTTTGATGCTGTAGTTCGCTTTAATACCATTATCATTGATTTTGATCGGGATTTATGGGGATACATTGCATTAAATCACTTTAAACAACGAACTATTGCAGGCGAAATTGGTTCTTCTACCATGCCACATAAAGTCAATCCAATTGATTTTGAAAACTCAGAGGGCAATCTAGGGTTAGCCAATGCTGTAATGACTCACTTAGGTCAAAAGTTACCAATTTCTCGCTGGCAGCGTGACTTAACGGATTCAACCGTATTACGTAATTTAGGCGTAGGATTAGGTTATTGTTTGATCGCTTATGCTTCAACACGCAAAGGCATTAGTAAACTTGAAGTAAATCAACCGCACTTATTAGAAGAACTCAATCAAAACTGGGAAGTTTTGGCTGAACCAATTCAAACCGTAATGCGCCGCTACGGAATAGAAAAACCTTACGAAAAATTAAAAGAATTAACGCGAGGTAAACGAGTGACAGAACAAGCTATGCGTGAATTCATTGATAAGTTGGCTATTCCACAAGAAGAAAAATTACGTTTACAAAAATTAACACCCACTACTTATATTGGGGCTGCAGTGGAATTAGTAGAGAAGCTATCATAG